A region of Candidatus Poribacteria bacterium DNA encodes the following proteins:
- a CDS encoding YebC/PmpR family DNA-binding transcriptional regulator gives MSGHSKWSTIKHKKAANDSRRGKLFSKLVKEITAAARTGGGDVDMNPRLRTAIATAKSSNVPNDNIEKAVLRGTGELEGETYEEILYEGYGPGGVAVMIEVLTDNRNRAVADIRHAFTKHEGRIGERGCVAWGFDKCGLIVVTPDSIDEEELFLIAAEAGADDVIASETGMEIVTPFDMFDSVLTAVQETSAELQLAEISMIPQNTVQLDGKEAERMLRLMDALDELDDVQKVYANFDIPDNLLEAAA, from the coding sequence ATGTCAGGACACTCCAAATGGTCAACAATCAAACATAAAAAAGCAGCAAACGATTCCAGACGCGGCAAACTCTTCTCAAAGTTGGTGAAAGAGATTACCGCCGCAGCGCGCACCGGTGGTGGGGACGTGGACATGAACCCAAGACTCCGCACCGCAATTGCGACAGCAAAATCAAGCAACGTCCCCAATGATAACATCGAGAAAGCTGTACTTCGAGGTACCGGTGAACTTGAGGGTGAAACCTACGAGGAAATCCTTTATGAGGGCTACGGACCCGGGGGCGTCGCAGTCATGATAGAAGTTTTGACCGACAATCGCAATCGGGCGGTCGCAGACATTCGACACGCCTTCACTAAACACGAAGGAAGAATCGGTGAGCGTGGATGTGTCGCATGGGGCTTTGATAAATGCGGATTGATCGTCGTTACGCCTGATAGTATTGATGAAGAAGAACTGTTCCTCATCGCCGCTGAAGCTGGTGCTGACGATGTAATCGCCTCTGAAACAGGTATGGAAATCGTTACACCCTTTGATATGTTCGATAGCGTCTTAACCGCAGTTCAGGAAACATCCGCTGAACTCCAACTCGCTGAAATTAGTATGATTCCGCAAAACACCGTACAACTTGATGGTAAAGAAGCGGAACGGATGCTTCGTCTTATGGATGCTCTCGACGAACTCGATGATGTCCAGAAAGTCTACGCCAATTTCGATATTCCTGATAACCTTTTAGAAGCCGCAGCTTAA
- the ruvC gene encoding crossover junction endodeoxyribonuclease RuvC, whose product MQNPPHPTARNSKKIILGIDPGIANTGYGVVESHANRLILRDFGNIRTSPQTASEMRLKQIYDAITRLIAKFVIESVVLEDVFFSKKVSVAFTIGEVKGIVKLAAANAGCSVALYTPTQVKQAVVGYGKATKSQMQKMTQALLKLKEPPRPDHAADALALALCHARSYKVLQLREKYMQRKN is encoded by the coding sequence ATGCAAAACCCACCTCATCCAACCGCAAGGAACAGTAAAAAAATAATTCTTGGCATTGACCCGGGCATTGCGAATACTGGATACGGCGTGGTTGAATCCCACGCCAACCGTCTCATCTTACGCGATTTTGGAAACATAAGGACAAGTCCCCAAACAGCATCGGAGATGCGGTTGAAACAGATCTACGATGCTATAACCCGTTTGATTGCCAAATTCGTTATTGAGAGTGTAGTACTTGAGGATGTTTTCTTCAGCAAAAAGGTAAGCGTTGCATTCACGATAGGCGAAGTTAAAGGCATCGTGAAACTTGCAGCAGCGAACGCGGGCTGCTCGGTCGCACTCTATACACCAACTCAGGTTAAACAAGCAGTTGTCGGTTATGGGAAAGCCACAAAGTCTCAAATGCAAAAGATGACACAAGCATTGCTTAAACTCAAGGAACCACCGCGCCCAGACCACGCTGCAGATGCGCTTGCCCTCGCACTATGCCATGCCCGCTCTTACAAAGTTTTGCAACTCCGCGAAAAATATATGCAAAGGAAAAATTAA
- a CDS encoding Holliday junction branch migration protein RuvA produces the protein MISYIKGVLADKETTQVIVDVNGIGYTIDVPPRTITDLPRIGDPVTLYTHYHQNRDNKITLYGFTSKDALKVFELALTVSGVGPALAQNIVARLSPAQFQRAVQRGDSTTLMRVPRLSKDIAQIIITKLKKNIMKMQLEGATELGETGSLNVEVITMLVNLGASELEAEQAVEKAQQVLGASAQRENLIAQALRYIRN, from the coding sequence ATGATTTCTTATATTAAAGGAGTTCTCGCAGATAAAGAAACAACACAGGTCATTGTAGATGTAAATGGCATTGGATATACGATCGACGTGCCACCGAGGACCATAACAGATCTACCACGGATAGGTGATCCCGTTACGCTTTATACACACTACCATCAAAACCGCGACAACAAAATTACACTTTACGGATTCACTTCAAAGGATGCCCTCAAAGTTTTTGAATTGGCTCTGACTGTCTCTGGTGTAGGACCAGCCCTCGCACAAAACATCGTTGCACGGTTATCCCCTGCACAATTCCAACGCGCCGTCCAGCGCGGAGATTCAACGACCCTCATGCGGGTCCCACGCTTAAGCAAAGATATCGCCCAAATCATTATCACCAAATTGAAAAAGAACATCATGAAGATGCAACTCGAAGGTGCCACCGAACTTGGAGAAACTGGATCTCTAAATGTAGAAGTGATCACAATGCTCGTCAACCTCGGTGCATCGGAACTCGAAGCCGAACAAGCCGTTGAAAAGGCACAACAGGTCCTCGGTGCGTCAGCACAACGAGAAAACCTAATTGCGCAGGCACTCCGATATATCCGAAATTAA
- the ruvB gene encoding Holliday junction branch migration DNA helicase RuvB, translated as MQDEEDDFGYSLRPETLSEFIGQEQAKEQLRIHIEAAKKRGDALEHVLLVSPPGLGKTTLAKIIANEIQSNFKQAIGPVMERLDLASTLTNLERTDILFIDEIHRMKGHVQESLYPAMEDYKLDLTIGQGPASDVVQLQLKPFTLVGATTREGLLAGPFRDRFGIRIHLNYYEAEDIQQAIRINSAKLNIDIDEDAEYALACRSRGTMRIANKLLANVRDYAQVKGGGTLSLEVAETALEFFGIDERGLNAQDYAYFQTLIQKFNGRAGLKALAVALSEDERTIAEVYEPYYIKEGFLMLTPGGRVATDAAYVYFDYPVGSQTSLFH; from the coding sequence ATGCAAGATGAAGAGGATGACTTTGGATATAGCCTCCGTCCGGAGACACTGAGCGAATTTATCGGACAGGAACAAGCCAAAGAACAGCTCCGCATTCACATCGAAGCCGCCAAAAAGCGTGGCGATGCGTTGGAACACGTTCTCCTTGTCAGTCCACCGGGGCTTGGGAAGACGACGCTTGCCAAAATTATTGCTAATGAAATTCAGAGTAACTTCAAACAGGCGATCGGTCCCGTTATGGAACGCCTTGACCTTGCCTCAACCTTGACGAACCTTGAGCGGACTGACATTCTCTTTATTGATGAAATCCACCGGATGAAAGGGCATGTGCAAGAATCGCTCTACCCAGCGATGGAAGACTATAAACTCGACTTAACGATTGGTCAGGGACCCGCATCAGATGTTGTGCAACTTCAACTCAAGCCCTTTACACTTGTCGGGGCAACGACGCGCGAAGGATTGCTTGCCGGTCCCTTCCGAGATCGATTCGGCATCCGTATTCACCTCAATTACTACGAGGCAGAAGATATCCAGCAAGCCATCCGCATTAATAGTGCGAAACTCAACATTGATATCGATGAAGACGCAGAATACGCCTTAGCTTGCCGCTCGCGTGGCACGATGCGAATCGCAAATAAACTCCTCGCCAACGTTAGAGACTATGCCCAAGTCAAAGGCGGTGGTACACTCTCGCTTGAAGTCGCAGAGACAGCACTTGAATTCTTTGGCATTGATGAACGCGGATTAAACGCACAGGATTACGCCTATTTTCAGACGCTCATCCAGAAATTCAACGGTCGTGCGGGGCTGAAAGCTCTCGCTGTTGCCCTGAGTGAGGATGAACGCACGATCGCAGAGGTTTACGAACCTTACTATATCAAAGAGGGGTTTTTGATGCTAACGCCGGGTGGGCGTGTCGCGACGGATGCCGCTTATGTGTATTTCGACTATCCTGTAGGATCACAAACATCGCTGTTCCATTAA